Within the Peromyscus maniculatus bairdii isolate BWxNUB_F1_BW_parent chromosome 2, HU_Pman_BW_mat_3.1, whole genome shotgun sequence genome, the region CACCGGAGCCCCTGCTGGTGAATCACAAGAAGTTTGCTCCCAGGCTTGCTGCGCCTTTGGCACCACGAATGTGTAGCCATCCTGCATTTCCAGAAGCACTGAAGCCCCTCTGCAAGAAACCCAACGCGGAGGAGATCCTGAAGAAGCTGCGTGAGTGGCCTCTTCCCTAATGTGGCTGGGGTGTGCTCTGATTGGCGGTGCTTGAGGAGGAgatgtgctctgattggttggtccTAATTGGTACCGGCTGAAGCCTCTTAGAAAGGCCTTCATTCCGAAGCACGGGATAAAAGGAACCCGTATCCCATCTGATCATaactccatcttctttctgggTAGAAGCTGCACTTATTGGCAGGTCTCAGTAATTCATATGCCCCGTGTGAGGCAGAAAGCCCCGAGGGTCAGAGGAGACAGGCCTGCTGGGATTATCTTGGTGGCTGGTGACAGATGTCCAAAATCTAGTTGAGAGGTAGGGGCAAGGTGGGAAGGGTGGCTGCCTCTCACCAGGCTCCTTCTCTCTTGACCAGAGGCCATTGCTCACGACCCAAACACATGTGAGATCTGTGCCTACGCCGCTTGCACTGGATGCTAGGACGACACCGTCGGTCTTCTCAGCCTGCACGGAAGCCCCTTCTACCTCTGGAAGCAGGCGTGCTGACCAGCTCCCGCCCCCAGCATCTCACCCTACCTTGCCCAgggcagggaggaggctggggagacagtcaCCTGGAGAAGTCCTCCCTGGGGGCTGTGCTAACCCTCAGCCAATAAACGAGACTCCGGTACTCCGTGCATTTcgcctccatttcctccctccacgTCAGTCTAGCAGTCCTGCAGCGCTGTGGACACTCACCTGCCCTCAGAAAGTTGGGGTTCAGTATGCAAAGTAGAAGGCTCCACTTCCTTGCTGAGTTCTTCCACCACACAATGATACAGGGGGACCACCCAAGAGGGTGAAATCTTGACTTTTCTTACATATCCCCTGCGGTCGCCAAGCCGCTAAGTCACGTGTGAGGACAGGAATCTGAGCTGGTTTGGGTGTCCCACAGTCATGGGCGTTTGACCCACCACTCAGGATCTGGCTCCCTCTGACCAACGCTGCTGCCTTCTGCCCCTCCTATGATCCCGTTCGCGGCGGCACCTCCAGCCCTCTTCCTGCCCGCCTGGTTGGGTTACCAGTCCAGGTTCCGTGGCTGCTTCCCCCATGGCCTTTCCTGGTCCTCCCCAAGAAGAATGCTTATGCCCTGTGGTCATCTGTACCTCTTGTACAGCTCGGACCGCCCTGCTGATGACTTCTGTGCATGAGGAAGTTCTTCTGCCCTCACTTGGGGTT harbors:
- the Guca2a gene encoding guanylin; its protein translation is MNACWLSLLCLLGALALLVEGVTVQDGDLSFPLESVKQLKDLQEAPEPLLVNHKKFAPRLAAPLAPRMCSHPAFPEALKPLCKKPNAEEILKKLQAIAHDPNTCEICAYAACTGC